The segment TATCATGTATGTTTGATCAGAAATAACCTTAATGTAAGCAATCCCTTACCACTTTTAGACTGCTGCTTGAATTAAAACCTCTACTCACCCTCCTGGTTTTGCCCAAAGGCTCCGGGGCCACATCAAAATACAGGTATATATGCACTTGAGGGATTTTGCCATCTTTTAACCTAAAAGCTATGTATACATAAAGAACTGCAACACTAACCAACCACTGCATCATATGATgatgtaaaagaaataataatgctaAACGACAGGATTGGTACAGAAATATTTCAATGTCACAGCGATAAAGTCAGcatcaagcaaaataaaataggataatgTATTAGTTACTAGATATTCTAGTTTAGACACATTCTGTCATTTCTGACATATTTCCATCTAAGACACATGGATGGTTTAACATTTCTATGTATTTGTATTTGCAACTCTGATAATTTAGTTTGCTATTTATCCATGGTACCCTATTTCTCCCTTTAGCAATTGTTGGTCTCTGCTGTACAGAATAAGCCTATTTAGGCAATTCAGATTTGAATtttcaatgagaaaatattttccacatgCATTCCTTCAGTAAATATAAAGTGTGACATAGCATATTCTTTAAATCATGCAAATTGTTAGATAAACTTTGGTAAACAGATAGAGAGACTTCAGAAAAACATATTGAagtgatttcatttaaaaaggtgattatgtgttggttaaaaaaaaggaTCAACATCAGTATCactgaaattaatgtaactatAACGatgtttaaaatcttaaaaaattcgACTTCTTTTTCATCCTTATCAGGCCAGGAACATGGCATCCTCTTtgaagaaattttcatttcaggaaTGAGAAGTTTCTTAATTTGTCCAATTTCTGTCCTGCTCCAATCTTCTTTCAGTATTTGGCTTACTCGAGGATAAATTTCAACAGGGTGAACCTCAGGAAGTGGTCTTTGTTTCAAAATCTGTACATGTTGGCGGATATCATCAACTTTTTCAAGAAATTTCAGTGGAGACTCTTCCTGTAAAGATGTTGTCAGTGTCATTAATTCAAGCTGCTGCtctcttatttctttcattctttcaattTGTGGAGTGTATTCTTGATTAATCAGATTGCTAACATTATCAAGAGCAGctaggaaggttttttttttctgttctaatgTATCACTAAGCTCCTTAAAATATTGGAGAACAACTTCCTTATCACTTTGGACCATCTTCTCTGAATGAGATTTCTGTTCTTCCAGCTTTTCAATAAGACGAGTAAGATCTGTCCAGTGTGTGTCAGTTAACTGTTCAAGCAGTTTTTGAGGTGTATCCTTTTCTTTCAGATAGGCACTCTGAAGATCATCTATGGGATGACCATGATGTTGACCTATGGTAAGGCAATGACCACAAACTAATTTTTTATCTAGGAGACAGTAAACATTTAATGGTTGTCTGTAATGTTCAGGACAGGTAACGATATCTGGATGGTCTTCTTGCTGGTACTTTTCAATTATAGCCCTTAATGCAAAATTAACAGGTAAAGATTCAATACCACTTGGAGCAATTTCAATAATACTTCTGCAATTGGGGCACTTGAGTGGAATTCGTAAAGGTCTCCATATATAAAAGTTCCCAGATGCTTGAAGAACATTTTCCAAGCAATTTCTACAAAACGTATGAGAGCATGGTAGTACACGAGGATCTTCAAAAATACTGTAACAAATGGGACATGTTAACTCGTCCTCAAAATTGTGCATTTCctgtcaagagaaaaaaatattttaagcctacTTACAACAAAGATACCTGTACATACTATGTAAAGTTTCAGGTGTTAACCTCAAAACTATTAATATATTGTGCTTGTCATTTAAAAGACAATAAgatgtttaagattttttaaatgcagcttTCTGAGTAATACAACTCCTAATATGTAACAgactgatcatttttaaaaatttactcacCTTGGGACAAAAAAACATGCTAAACAATTCTAATTTATAATTCTTCAAATTAAAGTTATTTAAGTTTGTTGCTATGCAAAAGTAAAATTCAGTGTTCTACTGGTCTACTTAATGATAATCTGTGCAACTTTTTACATCCTAAGTGCTAAAATCAAAACTGCACAAAtaactggaagtcctagccacagcagacaggaataaaaagcatccatattggtagaaaaagttaaaatgacacaatactttatatagaaaaccctaaagactccccCAAAAACTGTTAGAGTAAATGAagattcagtaaagttgcaggatacaaaattaatgttgtatttctatacGTTTATTAAAGTAGTAGAAAGAAATTAACACCCACATTTACcagaataaaatgcctaggaataagccaaggaggtaaaagacctgtactctgaacaCTATTCAACACcaattgaagaaactgaagatgacataaaTTGAAAAACATGCCatactcctggataggaagaatattgttaaaatgtctatactacctaaatCAATCTATAGcttcaatgtaatctctatcaaaataccaacagtactTTCCATAGAACTAGAACAAGCCTAAAACTTGTATGAAACCACGAAGGTCCCTGAGTGCCAAAATAATCcgcaatcccagatttcaaacaactacaaagctgtagtaatcagtATGATACTAGTATAAAACCAGACACAAAGGACACTGACATGGGCAATCTATGGACAAAGGAGACAAGTACATACGATAAGGAAAAGATCATCTCTTTGATTATAttaggaaaactgaacagctatgtgcaaaagaatgaaaccactttctttacaccatatacaaaaataaagtggattaaagacctaaacataaaacctgaaaactcccttaaagaaaacagaaaatagtcTCTGGGACATCAGCCTTGGCAACGTTTTACTCAATAGGTCTCAAGAGAAACCAAAACAAGTAAATTAAaacttcaccaaaataaaaagtctctgcctagcaaatgaaaaggcaatggaagaagacatttgcaaatgatacctgataagaggttaatatccaaaatatatcaggAACTTCTTTaacccaacaccaaaaaacaatccaattaaaaaatgggcagaggacctgaattaacagttttccaaagacatccagatggccaacagacacaatgTTCAACATTACtgctcatcagggaaacgcaCCTCAAAAACCACGAGACCTTAAgtttgtcagaatggctagtatcagacaagaaataagtgttgaggatgtggaaaaaggaatCCTGCATTGTTGGTGGAGTGTAAACTGGTACAATCACTGGAAaccagaatggaggttcctcaaaacactaaaaattgaaATCCAatacaacccagtaattccactactaggtatttatccaaagaaaataaaaacactaattcaaaaagatatatataccccggggcacctgggtggctcagtcggttaagcggccgacttcggctcaggtcatgatctcgcggtccgtgagttcaagccccatgtcgggctctgtgctgacagctcagagcctggagcctgtttcagattctgtgcctccctctctctgaccctcccacgttcatgctctgtctctctgtctcaaaaaataaacgttaaaaaaaaaaaagtttaaaaaagatatatataccccatgttcactgcagcattatttgcaatagacaagatatggaagtaacacaagtgtctatcaataagtgaatggataagaTCTGGTgggtatgtgcatatgtatatatagatacatgtatttatatatgtatgtgtataatatatatagatacacaatggaataacAATCAGCCATAGAAAAATCAGATCTGGCCATCTGCAacaaacaacatggatggacctagaaggcattatgctaagtgaaatgagactaaataccatatgatttcacttacatgtggaaatccaaaaaaacaagcaaacaaaaacaccaaaacagactcacaaatacagagaactggtggttgcagGGCAGGGATGGGTGGGatggtgaaatgggtgaaggggctTGGAAGGTTAGGAGCCTTACAGTTGTAGGGTAAGTCACAAAGATGGAAGATACAGCATCGGGAATACACTCACTGGTATTGTAATAGCGTATTACATGTATTAGCATGGTAGCTGCACTtgtgtgagcatagcataatatatagagttgttgaaacactgtattgtatacctgaaactaatgtaatatgcATCACTTATACTTAAaggttaggattttttttaatgatgcaaATACAAGCAAGATTAAACATTTCGCCTAAATAACAAATTGGCATTAGCAAAATTATAGTCTTTAATTCAAGAGAATTCATATTCCCAGTTGGCTCAACAACagtttctaaaaaacaaagtattaatAATTTCTCTAATTACTGCTACTATAAATTTCCTAGCTTCTTGAATTGAAATACTAGTATGCTTAAAGCCCAGAATCAGCATAGTGTAATATTCCAAAGTAGTAATTTGAATatttggaaggggaaaaaaattgtttttaatgtttatttattttggagagagacagtgcaagtggaggatgggcagagagagaaggagacagaatctgaagcaggctccaggttctgagctgtcagcacaaagcccaattcagggcttgaaccctcagTCCTTCCaataaaaatcagttttcaaGATGAAGTGTTGGTTGGGGTTAACTATGAATTACTGACCAGTAGAGTGTTAGTGGTAAAGAACATCCTCAGTCCTCTTTCCTTAGTGAAAGAAACCCAGCAGTGGTAACCTCTTGGCAAGATATTTTTGACATTTCCAACAACAGAAGCCTGAAATTTTGCACCCTACCTCCCCTCTTAAAGTCTTAATTTGTACCGGTTTTCAAATGCAAGCCACAATCTTCAGGACCTACTTAGCCCTGATAGAGAAAGATCAAGTTACAACACCATTTAGAGAACcttaaagagcaaaacaaaaaaatccaagtcccattcatgtaaaatataaagGTTACACCAAATCATCCTCTACAaaactaacttttaaaagtttaagaagaCATCTACAAATAATTCTGtacttttaattattaaaaacctCTTTAGATTTTTTGGCTCTATGctctttcatcattttggaaaTCAAACTCTTATTCAAGTCTCATTgggcccagcctcctccccaaaTTAGATCCCGTATTAATCTCACTGAATGCTGTACTGCCAATTTACAGCACTTAACTGGAGTTTATTTAAGAGAATTTTGTAACATTTACCTATATATTAAGATGTAAGCCTGCAATAAGGGCAGGAATTATGTctaaacacagaacctgacacatagtaggtattactcaatattggttgaataaatacTCCCTCTTAAGACAGCAATGTTAATGAAATGTCAgatcttagttttgttttttaaatagcaaaatctCTGTTTAGGAAGAGCTATAATAGGAGAGTCTACAAGTCTATCAAAAAATACTCCATTCAGACTGACGATATTCAGAACCCTAATGGGCCAAGATGTGTCACATAGATAGTAAGCTTAAACTGTGAAGCATTCCAGGAAACTAAAGTAACTGGGCAACAGTACAGAAGATGACATTCACTGCAGGTAAATGCAAGTGAATGCATGTTGGGAAGCCTTCGTGACAGCTCTAATCACACAAAAACAATCCATGAAAAACAAACCTGTTCTCAGAGGACTTTAGTGATGTCAGAATTCATaatgaaggaataaacaaaacagcaCTTTGCagggaaaaaataacatttgaacaGTAGACACATATTCAATTTAGatttaatattaatgttttaagTACCAAAATTAGGCCTAAAACAGAATCTAACCCTTCCCTCCAAAGTCCCCTATTTGTCAAAAGCTAGAAAACATTTTCCCTGAGAACCCATCTGGGGACCCCAAAAGCTCAACTTCGTTTAGAATGAAGATATTCACaacattattgaaagaaaatgtCAGCTCTTGAGTTCACATAGAAAGCAAATATGGTCTCAAAAGTTAACTTTCATATAATTAGAAATTTGTGGATAACTTGAAGATACATAAATCAAATTCCACTCTTGGAATTTGGAAGACTACCCTCTTGCTGAGTTATTAAAAACGGGTTTTAGGCAATAAATTTATGACAAATCAGAACTGGTTAACAGAAGCAAGCCTTGCTGAAAATAACTCTGTAAAATAACTGGTTATTGCCTGAGAAACATAAGATATGGGTGGTTATCATGCTTAGAAGCTAATTCTTCCAAAAACTAGTACAGCATTTTATGCACCAGAAGTTTTCCATATCCAGCCCAGACTtttggggagggtggagaggagaaaaaaacttCACCTATGTATATTTTCTAGGATGAGTATCTTAGATTTAGCTATGCTGTATGTATGATACAACACTGGAAACTAGAAGGCAGTGAAGGAATGGCCTCAAAGTTCTCAGGAAAAAATGGCTTCCAACCTAAAATTCTGTACCCAGAAGAATAAATTTTGAGGGTAGACTGAAGACAGTTGACATGAGAGGCCTAAAAATGAACACTCATCCACCCTTTCTAAAGAATCTACCTCagggaaataagaaaagcaaGAATTCTCACTCCGTTAATGGTGAAACTAAATCCAGGACAACTGTGCAGCAAGTATAGGGAACAAGTCATCTGGAAGAAGATGACAGATCCAAAAGGAAGGTTTTTGAGAAATGGAACTGACAGACTATCTCATCTGAACATAGAGGTAATGACAAAACTAAATTTTGGGAAAAGTGACTGAATTACATGGGGCACCTATATGTCTAAGTCAactgagcacctgactcttggttttggcttgggtcatgatctcatggtttgtagaaTCAAGACCCCACATaacttgagcctgcttcggattctctctctctgcctcccaccccaccatctctctcaaaataaagaaaaaaaaagtttgccattTGTTCTGAAGATAGATAATATAACAAGACTCCAAAACCTAACAAACACAAactaaaaatcaacaaatttcaaaaatggaTACTGTTCTAAAATCCCGAATACAGTACTAGCAAAAACAAATCcagagtacattaaaagaatacagAACAATGACCAAAATGAGGTTCTTCccagaaatgtaaaattaatttaataaaaaggaaattattaagtCAAAGGAGAAAAACTGTATGATCATAAAGGATGTGGAAAATACGCATAATAGAAGATAGTAAACAATTCACAAAGATAGAAAGTGAAATAGTGCTAGAGGGAGACAAGATGGAGAGTTATTGTTTAGTtccagtttgggaagatggaagAAGTTTGACGCCAATGGATCGTGACAAGTTGaacaaaaatgtgaatgtattGAATGCCActaaactgtatacttaaaaatggttataatggtaaattttatgcatattttcagcACAATAAAAACTTTCAAGTTTTTGCCTATTATCTAGTCTTTCCTCTGCCAAATTAATTGTAGAatctatttatattattttacacttttagaaagcaaagaagtaaaataaaagtaacccatgtaaaatgttcttttcctccaGTGAGTACTAAAACCCCCCAAAACACTAATAACTTATTTCCAGATTTCCTGCTTCCCTTTTTAAAGTCaccaagaaataaatataataaatctttttcagaaaaaaatttgagGCTAAATATCTACTTAGAAGTCATTTCACAAATTTCTTGTGTTtcagtgtcaaaaataaacacacttctGAATTTCTAAACTTTTTATGCAGTCTTTCTCCAGAAAGCTGATTTCCTATGGAGCCTCCACAATGTCCAACTAGCATATTATGGATGGTCAGTACACATAATAGATTATGGAGAAATaagcaatacaaaaaaaaatattttccattctatTAACAGTTTAGTGTGTAAactactttttaagttttaattcacTAATAATGCCTTTCATCTCTACACATGAACAGTAATAAAACATCCATTACATTTTACAACCTCTGAAGAGAAATTATGTTTACCACATTAtagagttaagtgacttgctctaGAACTTATAGTGTGAGTCAGCTATAAGTCTGGAAAAATTTTGATTGGGTCTCACATATTTTGGCCCTGATACTATGCATATGTAATGCAATTTAAGATTACTTTagaggtgcctaggtgactcagttggttcagcatccgactcttgatttcagctcatgtcatgatcccagggttgtgggatcaagccccacgttgggctcggtgctaaacatgcagcctgcttaagattctctctctgcccctctctccagcttgcattctctctccaaactaaaaaataaataaatgctttaaaaaaaaaaaaaagattactttagAAATACTACAATTGTGCCATCTATTATATACATAgggcaagattttaaaaatacttttatacacataaacatacaaaaataatgaaggaTTCCCATAacactttcaaattaaaaaaaaaaaaatcctatggtcAGACAGGACTTTAACTCTGCCCATTTGCACTGTTCTTGTATTTTCACATTAACCTATttcccctatatatatatatatatatatatatatatatatatgcaatttaaCCAGGAACTGAAATGAGAAATTAAGGTTTTCATTGCTTATTCCATAATACTTTTCACAGTGAAAATCTATTTGGTGGAAAACATCCAGCAATATGTCTGCTGAAAGGCAATGTTTAACATTACCTAAAATCAAAATTTCACCTTGCCAGACTAGGTAAATTATGGTACCTTACTTCAAAGGATAGCTATATAATCATCAAAAAAATGCAAACCAGTATGTAAATGGATAGTAAAATGGTGTCCAGGTAACAATAAATGCAACCTGCAGATCTGTATGCATAAGATGATACCATTTGTGTGTTTAGATGTACACAAATCCTTGTAAAATTTCTGAAAGAGTATACAAAAGTGACTAACTACAAGTTATAAGTCAAATGAAGGAgttgtttacttttcattttatgctCCTCCTAGACGGCTTGAATTTTATAcaacacatctttttttaaaaaattaaagaatctcAACTTACACTTGAAATCATACACTTAgtaaaaatttactgaaaatttattttgtatt is part of the Prionailurus viverrinus isolate Anna chromosome C2, UM_Priviv_1.0, whole genome shotgun sequence genome and harbors:
- the TRIM59 gene encoding tripartite motif-containing protein 59, whose protein sequence is MHNFEDELTCPICYSIFEDPRVLPCSHTFCRNCLENVLQASGNFYIWRPLRIPLKCPNCRSIIEIAPSGIESLPVNFALRAIIEKYQQEDHPDIVTCPEHYRQPLNVYCLLDKKLVCGHCLTIGQHHGHPIDDLQSAYLKEKDTPQKLLEQLTDTHWTDLTRLIEKLEEQKSHSEKMVQSDKEVVLQYFKELSDTLEQKKKTFLAALDNVSNLINQEYTPQIERMKEIREQQLELMTLTTSLQEESPLKFLEKVDDIRQHVQILKQRPLPEVHPVEIYPRVSQILKEDWSRTEIGQIKKLLIPEMKISSKRMPCSWPDKDEKEVEFFKILNIVIVTLISVILMLILFFNQHIITFLNEITSICFSEVSLSVYQSLSNNLHDLKNMLCHTLYLLKECMWKIFSH